TAGGCTTATTATTTGATTTATTCGATGGATGGACAGCACGAAAATTGAATGCTGTTTCCTCCTTTGGAAAAGAGTTAGATTCACTTTCAGATATTGTGACATTTGGGGTTGCACCAGCGATTTTAGCATATCAACTTGTTTTAACACAGTTTGGGCAATTTGGTTTAGGAGTTGCTCTGCTTTATAGTATCGGTGCGGTGCTTCGCTTAGCCCGATTTAATGTGATGCAAAATAATTTACCAACGTTTGTCGGACTACCTGTTCCAGTAGCAGCCATTGGGTTATTTTTAGGTACATCGTTTATGTCACCGAGGTTATTAGCAGTAAGTACATGTTTTCTTGCTTGGTTAATGGTGAGCCATCTGAAATTCCCTCACTTTAAGAAAATAAAGAAAAATGAGGAAGAAGTTCATGACGTTCATTGATCAGTTAATTGAAAACTATGGGTATACAGCAATATTTATTATACTTGCTCTCGGACTATTTAGCCTACCGATTCCTGATGAATTGATGGTATTACTTGTCGGTTATTTTACGAAAATCGGCTTATTACATTATAGCTTTTCACTGTTAGCGGTGTTTAGTGGCTCCCTTATTGGTATGTTGGTGAGCTATGTACTTGGTAATAAGATTGGCCGTCCGTTGCTGGATCGGCTTGGGAAATGGTTTAGACTATCTCGGAAATGGAATAGTAAT
This genomic interval from Lysinibacillus sphaericus contains the following:
- the pssA gene encoding CDP-diacylglycerol--serine O-phosphatidyltransferase: MRQQLLPTMLTLCNFACGVLAIYAVFEQKFDIAIACISLGLLFDLFDGWTARKLNAVSSFGKELDSLSDIVTFGVAPAILAYQLVLTQFGQFGLGVALLYSIGAVLRLARFNVMQNNLPTFVGLPVPVAAIGLFLGTSFMSPRLLAVSTCFLAWLMVSHLKFPHFKKIKKNEEEVHDVH
- a CDS encoding DedA family protein, translating into MTFIDQLIENYGYTAIFIILALGLFSLPIPDELMVLLVGYFTKIGLLHYSFSLLAVFSGSLIGMLVSYVLGNKIGRPLLDRLGKWFRLSRKWNSNVANWIEKYGAPAIIVSYFIPGMRHVAGYLCGMSYISLKKYMLYAGISAFLWSLLFLTIGRIF